The following proteins come from a genomic window of Sardina pilchardus chromosome 13, fSarPil1.1, whole genome shotgun sequence:
- the LOC134099619 gene encoding olfactory receptor 52E4-like, whose amino-acid sequence MMENISSSSNLLLMEELGIPESSTYPVFFTLLFVYIGLIISNIGIIVMIIVERSLHQPMYLLFCNLSVNDILGNTFLLPPLLIDMISGNRLIGFHACVFQVFGAHTYGSASHTILIIMAIDRYVAICNPLQYNAIMTPKTVWTLSVSAWAFAIALVGILVSLSLRLSRCRSVIPNFYCDNASLFKLSCEDVSVNNIFGLFYTVVLLASSIGSVAVTYIRIAVICWTQKNAELNSKAIQTCASHLVVYLIMLFAGFIIVIMHRFPEYPFLRRLVAILFHIVPGSLNPIIYGIQTKHIRNKILQVFSRKIVPS is encoded by the coding sequence ATGATGGAAAACATTTCATCCAGCAGCAACCTTCTCCTGATGGAAGAATTAGGGATTCCTGAATCGTCCACATATCCTGTGTTTTTCACATTACTCTTTGTCTATATCGGACTGATAATCAGCAACATCGGTATCATTGTTATGATCATTGTAGAGAGAAGCTTGCACCAGCCCATGTACTTGCTATTTTGCAACTTGTCAGTCAACGACATCCTTGGTAACACATTCTTGCTTCCCCCTCTGTTGATTGACATGATCTCAGGAAACAGGTTAATTGGGTTTCATGCCTGTGTTTTCCAGGTATTTGGTGCCCACACATATGGCTCTGCTTCACACACCATTCTAATCATAATGGCCATTGATAGATATGTTGCGATATGCAATCCATtgcaatacaatgcaataaTGACACCTAAGACAGTGTGGACCTTGTCTGTATCTGCCTGGGCATTTGCAATTGCACTAGTAGGTATACTAGTGAGCCTCAGTCTCAGATTGTCTCGCTGTAGATCAGTTATTCCAAATTTTTATTGTGACAATGCATCCCTGTTCAAGTTATCTTGTGAAGATGTGTCTGTTAATAATATATTTGGATTGTTTTATACTGTTGTATTACTGGCCTCATCAATCGGTAGCGTTGCTGTTACATATATTAGAATTGCTGTCATATGCTGGACTCAGAAAAATGCAGAACTCAATAGCAAAGCCATTCAGACTTGTGCCAGTCACTTAGTTGTGTATTTGATAATGCTATTTGCTGGGTTCATTATTGTCATAATGCATCGGTTTCCAGAGTACCCATTCTTAAGAAGACTTGTAGCTATTCTTTTTCACATTGTACCCGGTAGTTTAAATCCCATCATTTATGGTATACAAACTAAACATATAAGGAACAAGATATTGCAGGTGTTTAGTAGAAAAATAGTACCCAGTTAG
- the chrna10a gene encoding neuronal acetylcholine receptor subunit alpha-10a, with translation MLSMSEQACRSAHASYAQKLLKDLFSNYSNALRPVEDTGDILNVTLQITLSQIIDMDERNQILTAYLWIRQVWVDAHLRWNKDDYDGLDTIRIPSSYVWRPDIVLYNNADQHFTGSMDTNVVIRHDGQIMWDSPAITKSSCKVDVSFFPFDAQQCRLTYGSWTYNGNHLDLLNAMETADLADLVDNVEWEVLGMPAKKSVVLYGCCADPYPDVTYTLKLKRRASFYVFNLLIPCVMISFLAPLGFYLPADSGEKVSLGVTVMLALTVFQLLVAEIMPPSENVPLIGKYYIATMTMITASTALTIFIMNIHHCGPEAKPVPRWAKKFILQYLARICFVFEVGENCMMPQSEILEPPLDKSAADCRMNGQAGRESVVRVERPQDEMSQKILEQDEDGDQVLSPSGSIGRNPTNRFTAWRNGVFMSMDCGDSVEGTPRRARCNEPACERGEGKEAQLKSKCACEQQELQRNIEYMANCYRDQRATQRRTGEWKKVAKVLDRFFMWIFFIMVFLMSLLIMGKAI, from the exons ATGCTTTCTATGTCAGAACAAG CCTGTCGGAGTGCCCATGCAAGTTATGCTCAGAAGCTTTTGAAGGATTTATTCAGTAACTATTCGAATGCTTTGCGGCCAGTGGAAGACACAGGAGACATCCTGAATGTCACCCTTCAAATCACACTGTCACAGATCATCGATATG GATGAACGTAACCAGATTCTCACAGCGTATCTATGGATACGACAGGTGTGGGTAGATGCGCACCTAAGGTGGAATAAAGATGATTATGATGGACTCGATACCATCCGTATACCTAGTAGTTATGTATGGAGACCTGATATAGTCCTATATAACAA TGCGGACCAACATTTTACAGGCTCAATGGACACTAATGTGGTGATTCGACATGATGGTCAGATCATGTGGGATTCCCCTGCAATCACCAAGAGCTCCTGCAAAGTGGATGTATCCTTCTTCCCCTTTGATGCGCAGCAATGCCGCTTAACCTACGGCTCCTGGACATACAATGGCAATCATCTGGATTTGCTGAATGCAATGGAAACAGCTGACTTGGCCGACTTGGTAGATAATGTCGAATGGGAGGTGCTCGGTATGCCTGCGAAAAAGAGTGTAGTTCTGTATGGGTGCTGTGCAGACCCTTATCCAGATGTTACCTATACTTTGAAACTCAAACGCCGGGCGTCTTTCTACGTGTTCAACTTGCTCATCCCGTGTGTGATGATCTCGTTCCTGGCACCGTTGGGCTTTTACCTACCTGCTGATTCAGGGGAGAAGGTATCTCTGGGTGTAACGGTGATGCTGGCCCTCACCGTCTTCCAGCTTCTGGTTGCCGAGATCATGCCACCATCTGAAAACGTGCCTCTCATCG GGAAATACTACATAGCCACAATGACCATGATAACAGCATCCACTGCCTTGACCATCTTCATAATGAACATTCACCACTGTGGCCCGGAGGCGAAGCCAGTCCCCAGGTGGGCCAAGAAGTTCATCCTGCAGTACTTGGCCCGCATCTGCTTCGTGTTCGAGGTGGGTGAGAACTGCATGATGCCCCAGTCTGAGATACTGGAACCGCCGCTGGACAAGAGCGCCGCTGACTGCAGGATGAACGGTCAGGCGGGCAGAGAGAGCGTCGTGAGGGTGGAGAGGCCACAGGACGAGATGTCCCAGAAGATCCTGGAGCAGGACGAGGACGGCGACCAGGTCCTGAGCCCCTCTGGCTCCATAGGGAGGAATCCCACCAACCGCTTCACGGCGTGGAGGAACGGAGTCTTCATGAGCATGGACTGTGGCGACAGCGTTGAGGGGACCCCAAGGCGAGCGCGGTGCAACGAGCCGGCATGCGAGAGAGGCGAAGGGAAGGAGGCGCAGCTCAAGAGCAAGTGCGCATGTGAGCAGCAGGAACTGCAGAGGAACATTGAGTACATGGCCAACTGCTACCGAGACCAGAGGGCTACCCAGAGGCGGACCGGTGAGTGGAAGAAAGTCGCCAAAGTGCTGGACCGCTTCTTCATGTGGATCTTCTTCATCATGGTTTTTCTGATGAGTCTGTTAATAATGGGCAAGGCCATCTAA